CGGACGCAGGCGGTACATATTGACGGGGATTTAGGTAACACCAACGGATCTGCATAGTCCGGGTAGCAAGTTCTCCTGGAGGGTGTCGTATGTGTTGCCGGCGTGGATTCGCCGAGATGATGAGGCCGTGAACGCGGGGCGACATCTGTGACGAATTGAGGGACTGTGACGCGGCAGGGGAGTTGCCGCACGTGGATGACATTGCATACCCATCCGGGTCTACGACGGCAACTTAGTGTCTTCGTTCTTGGGGGCCGGCATTGGCGTTCGGGGCCACCTGCCGATGCGGTGAGTAGGGGACTGGTCTCCAGCGGCGATCGCAGGGCGACAAATAGTCGGTTGGTGGGGCAAAGCATCCGTTCGACATCGTCGTGGCGAGTTCCAGAAACGCCTGATCCGGTGCGCCCCGACCGTAGCACCCCGCCAGTCGACCCCTTGACAGGGATACCCAGGTCTGGCCGATTGACGTAAAACAGGGATTGGTCTAATTCAGTTCGTCTTCATAGGAATTCATTGGAGAGTTCAAGCGTCGTTCCGCACTTCTTCCACTGGTCGCCGCCGTCATCTTCGGCATGACAGCAGCGCTGATCCGGGGCGCTTTGTATGCTGCGCCTCCGGCATCCGCCGCCACCGCAACCATGCCGCCCTCGAACCCCTACACCGACCTGCCAGCGGTGTACCCGGTGCCGAATTCGATCACCGCACAGGGCCACTCCGTGACACTTGGCTCATCCGTCGCGGTCGTTGCGACGGATGATACCAACGCATCAGCCGTCACGGCACTGGGCGCCGTGCCCAAGTCCGGCGGCGTCGGCGACGTCTACCAGGTCGCCGACGCCGCTGCGGTGGGGCTCCGGGATTCGGCCGTCTATCTCGGCAGCAGCACGGCCAACCCGGCAACGCTGCAGGCGCTGCAGACGCTCGGCGTGCCGGATGCCAGCGACTTCGCGGCCGACGGCTACGCGCTCGCGACCGGCAAGGTGAACGGGCGCGCGATGATCGTGCTGAACAGGCAGGACGTGGCCGGAACCTTCTATGCCGTGCAGACCATGCGCCTACTCATTACCACGCAAGGCAACCACCCGGTGGTGCCCGGTGTCACCGTGCGCACCTTCTCCAGTCCGCTGGATGACCTCAGCTACACCACCTGGAATTGCGCGGCGGACAAGACGAAGTTCGGCACGGGCGACGGTGCTGCCGGGCAGGCGCAGGCGTACCTGTTGACCCAGGTGCAGAAGGATTTCATCGACATGCACCCCGGGCATCCCGAATCGAAATGGTGCCCACCGAGTATTCGGGCCTCGCCGTCACCCCGTACAAGACCGCGATCAAGAACGATTTGTCGGCAGGGATGCCGGGCTCGACCGGTATGGCATCACCGCCAACCCGATGATCCAACCCGAAGCCTCGAAGATCGACCTGTTCAACGTGGCCGACTATTCCTGGAACGGCGGCGCATACGACCCGCAGGCATCCTGGCAGGCGAGTTTGACCGAGCTGGCGGGCGGCAATGCGCAGGCGCGCGCCGCGCTTGCCGCGCTGATCGAGTTGGCGGCCCGCGGCCGTATCGAGATCTCCGTGAGCGGTCTCGATACGCGTGCTCGTTCCTCGCGCGCTACTCGACCGGCGGCTTTTCCTCGCTAGTCGACCGGCGGCTTTTCGTCGCTACTCGGCGGGCGGAAGCGCCATTGGCGGGGCCGGACTGCGGTCGTTGTGCGGAGCTCGCGAGGTGCGGCATGCGCTTGGTTGGCGGCTTCGGTGGCGGTGCCGCGGGCGCATCGTGCAGCTGATTGAGGTGCCCTCGCGAATCTCAGCGCATTGTCAGGTGCGCCGGCTCTGGAACTGGGTTAGGGTCTGTATACCCGAAGGATACTCAACTCATGATTTGCACCTGCATTTGGGCCGATCCGACTGCCCAGAATGAGCAGGCCGGTCATTCCGACCCGCCTAGTTCGCCCGCCCCGACCAGTCGGATCGGCCCGACCAGCCGTCTGGGTGTGCCCCGCCCGACCGTGATCGACCCGTACTGCTATCACGCGCGCGAGTTCACGGACGCCTGACCGCGAACATCCGAACCGACAGGCCGTCGTCAACGCGAGAGCGTCGCGCTGCAACCG
The Rathayibacter sp. SW19 DNA segment above includes these coding regions:
- a CDS encoding glycoside hydrolase family 20 zincin-like fold domain-containing protein yields the protein MTAALIRGALYAAPPASAATATMPPSNPYTDLPAVYPVPNSITAQGHSVTLGSSVAVVATDDTNASAVTALGAVPKSGGVGDVYQVADAAAVGLRDSAVYLGSSTANPATLQALQTLGVPDASDFAADGYALATGKVNGRAMIVLNRQDVAGTFYAVQTMRLLITTQGNHPVVPGVTVRTFSSPLDDLSYTTWNCAADKTKFGTGDGAAGQAQAYLLTQVQKDFIDMHPGHPESKWCPPSIRASPSPRTRPRSRTICRQGCRARPVWHHRQPDDPTRSLEDRPVQRGRLFLERRRIRPAGILAGEFDRAGGRQCAGARRACRADRVGGPRPYRDLRERSRYACSFLARYSTGGFSSLVDRRLFVATRRAEAPLAGPDCGRCAELARCGMRLVGGFGGGAAGASCS